Proteins encoded within one genomic window of Humulus lupulus chromosome 1, drHumLupu1.1, whole genome shotgun sequence:
- the LOC133814312 gene encoding secreted RxLR effector protein 161-like: MAKVPYAMALGCLMYIMVNTRPDIAHALSILSRFMSNPRLEHWNALKWLLRYLKGTTEMGLRYKQMDQKVTLEGFVDADYAATKDTMRSTNSYVFTSNGDCMCWKSQLQSVVSLSTTEDEFMATTEAFTEAIWLQGILKELKLLKGKATVYSDSQSSIHLCKNPVYHEKTKHIDIRLF; this comes from the coding sequence ATGGCAAAAGTCCCTTATGCTATGGCACTAGGGTGTTTAATGTACATCATGGTCAACACTAGACCAGACAtagcacatgctctaagcattctTAGCAGGTTTATGTCCAATCCCAGATTAGAGCATTGGAATGCTCTTAAGTGGCTACTTAGATATCTAAAGGGAACTACTGAGATGGGACTGAGATACAAGCAGATGGATCAGAAAGTTACACTTGAAGGTTTTGTAGATGCAGACTATGCAGCAACTAAGGATACAATGAGGTCAACTAATTCATATGTATTCACATCAAATGGAGATTGCATGTGTTGGAAGTCCCAATTACAGTCAGTGGTGTCACTATCAACAACTGAAGATGAGTTCATGGCCACTACCGAAGCATTCACAGAGGCAATTTGGTTACAAGGAATCTTAAAGGAGCTAAAACTTCTCAAAGGCAAAGCTACTGTGTACTCAGATAGTCAATCATCGATTCATCTATGCAAGAACCCAGTTTACCATGAGAAAACCAAGCACATCGATATTAGACTATTCTAG
- the LOC133814304 gene encoding uncharacterized protein LOC133814304: MDSLSAVSPSLVLPPNNPLCPRPRQMGFYISCRLQNRSRRSCSFSGTRLNSPMKLSRRSWRRASNKSDGGGTTDEYKDDKGTEEVERELHLDGTIPGTSNEFVKQVSSRADYI; this comes from the coding sequence ATGGATTCGCTCTCTGCAGTCTCGCCCTCTTTAGTTCTACCCCCAAATAATCCCCTTTGTCCTCGGCCTCGCCAAATGGGTTTCTATATTTCTTGTCGTTTACAGAATCGGAGCCGTCGTTCTTGTTCTTTCTCCGGTACGCGCCTGAACTCACCCATGAAGCTTTCTAGGAGATCATGGAGGCGAGCTTCTAACAAATCAGACGGTGGTGGAACCACTGATGAGTACAAAGATGATAAAGGGACGGAGGAGGTGGAGAGAGAGCTTCACCTTGACGGAACCATTCCTGGAACTTCAAATGAGTTCGTGAAGCAAGTCTCATCACGTGCAGATTATATATag